Proteins found in one Anaerotignum faecicola genomic segment:
- a CDS encoding NAD(P)-dependent oxidoreductase: ISEDLQPYGANRYYLEQKVRDDFPETLIIRLPGLFGKNIKKNFIYDYIHYIPSMIQNEKFGKLATVRHELNNYYKLQDNGFYKCSDISCEEKEALKTIFKELGFSALNFTDSRGVFQFYNLKHLWNHIKYALK; encoded by the coding sequence TAATTTCTGAAGATTTGCAACCTTATGGAGCCAATCGTTATTATCTGGAACAGAAAGTTAGAGATGATTTTCCAGAAACTTTAATTATTAGACTGCCAGGCCTCTTTGGTAAAAATATAAAAAAGAATTTTATATATGATTATATACATTATATTCCGTCCATGATCCAAAATGAAAAGTTTGGAAAACTTGCAACTGTCAGACACGAACTTAATAACTATTACAAATTGCAGGATAATGGATTTTATAAATGCAGTGACATATCTTGTGAAGAAAAAGAAGCACTTAAAACTATTTTTAAAGAACTGGGATTTTCTGCACTTAATTTTACGGACAGCCGTGGTGTATTTCAGTTCTACAATTTGAAACATCTGTGGAATCATATTAAGTATGCATTAAAAA